Genomic window (Takifugu rubripes chromosome 1, fTakRub1.2, whole genome shotgun sequence):
ATGTGTCGCTATCTGGATTTGAACTTCTCGCCGTTTATTGTTGTACTTCCGCCGTCTGCGGATGTTGCTGAGGACGCATATTTAACAgctaacagacacacacattacaaAGCAAGAACTGGCAATGTGCAAGTAGCACCGGCATGGGAAACAAGTAGGTCACAATTTCCATGTTTTCTGCTAACATGCAGTGAATCCCTTGGTTTGGGATAAGCGGTGAATCATTAAGACTAGCAGCATGTTGGACAAAGTAGCATCCATGTAGCTAGCAGCGTCGGCTAATCCTTGCTCACTTTTAAGGATTTTAGCATCGGTGTCAGAACagtctggggggaaaaaaacccgtATTATTAATAAGCAATTATTGGAAGAGTCTGAGGTTAATTTGATAAAACCTGTGTGTCTTGCAACCTAgtgtttcacttgttttgtgtCTAATTACCCATTGTGACTTTCCTATTGTCCTATTATTGTTAATGGTAACCATAGCATTTCCCCTATTTTTGCTTAATTTGTATCATTAAATGTATATTACTTTGTCGGATAGCTACATTTGAGTGTTTATTATCTCACATTTATTCCAGACATCTAAATTCCAAATTAATCGAGTATACACGACTGTTTTGTTTGAGCATATAGCCCAAACACAGGTTATTTGACAATTTTTACAACTTAAtgtttagttttagttttacTTGAGTAATTATCCCATTAAACAGGTCACATCAGCATAAAATGTTCAAAACATGTAGAGATAATTGCACATAAAGTCCCCCACTGCAGAACCTTCCATCAACCAGCAAACAATCACAACAACAGTTAAGCCAAGACAGTGTTTACATGGTGTTTTCATTTAATATATTTCACCCTTCATAAAGCCAAATCTGAGACCAATGTAATGTGCATGGCTTCAGGAAACATACCAACTGGCTGAAGACAAATTTACAATAAATATAGCAAACTTGCTTGCACGTTGTGCTCATTCTTGTATGACAAACAACTTATTCTAAAACATTTAGTTCAAACAAGTATATCCTATTAGTTGAAATAACACAATTTTGATAAACTACTATATTCAGCATCCATTTTGCTTCTTGCAGGGGTCTTTCTGTGCCTTTCCAATCAATGGGCTATAATGGAGCAGAAAAGAGCCTTGAAGCTTCCTTTTGCTGTTGATAAGGATGAAAAGGTATGTCTCACCCATAGCTGAAGACATGCGCCCTCTTTAAGGCACAATTTCAGTATTAGATTCATGTTTTCGGATGCTAGTCTTTTTTAAATACACTAGTCACCCACAGGTTGTCATTCGCCAATCCAAAACTCTGATTTCTGACTTGGGCATCTATTTTACAACTATTTAAGCTAACCTGCCAATGAGCTTTTTAGATTGAAAAGCCTTTCAGGATCCCTGTGCAATCAGATTGTGGGAAGGTTAAAAACACGTACCTGTCTGTGGTTAGTTTCTTAACACATTCCCATAGCATGGCTTTTCTGGATTGTTTTGTAATGCTCTTTTTTTGGTCACTTTTGTAGGTTTCTTGGACAGAATCAACGGGTCTCAGAAGCAGGCATTGTGATTTACAAATCACAAATGGAGGTGCGCTGTTTGGACACAACCAGGTCGCCAAGAACATCCAGGAAATGATGAGGTAAGCAGGCACAGACGGAAGTTCTTAGATTTTTGTCTTACGTTAGTGATGAagacatgtttttgtttcagttcTGCCCGTTATTTGAAACCGACAGTATTGTCTGTTGGCTTACAGCATTAAATAAATTAGAACCAGCTCTTAGTTATTGTCtatttaaatgttaatttttAGATGTACTGAAATATATAAAACCACCAGGATATTAATTTATGATTTTCAGATCATTCGAATTCAACTGCCTTCTATTCCCACTATAACGGTCTGTATTGTCTCTGTGTTTCTGGGTGTTTTATGCATTTTCTTGGTAATTTATCAAGTCCTAAGGCCTAGGAGCGTATACATTTATCCTTTCAGCTTGGAgtgcagtttttctttttacctgTCAAGGAGGTTATATGACATCAAGCATTTGTCTAATATGCTGTTAAGGGGCTCATCTGGAGGGCCTTTCCAAAATCCAAAGCCAAGGGGCttaatcataaagcaacctactatgtCACGTAATCACATATTATCACTGCCTGTATCATGTAAATACTATTCTATGGAGTATGTCactgtatgggggggggggggggggagctgctGAGTGGAGGTCTGTGCGAGTGCTTTTATAGTTTAGTTGCATCAGCAGTTTTAGttattgtatgtatgtatgtatgtgtgtgtatgtaatgtgtgtgtgtgtaagctctgtattatatatatatatatatatatacactgtatatacagtatgtgtatatatacagtatatacagtatatatatatatataatacagAGCTTGTACTATATTATTTCATTctaacaacaaaacaaaatgtatgACGTGTTCAAAAATATTAGAACACATtacaacaaaatgaaaacatttaaaaaaattattttgttAGTCTGTGTTAAATAACCACAGGAACTTGGAAAAGCTGAACGCTTATCAAACAGAGACACACTGCTTATCTGTACTCGCCAACACTCCTTTGGAACAGCGAGCATTCGTTAATTTGCTGACCTGTGGTCGTGAGGATGCAGAGAAAACATAATTctaaaaagttgtttttgtttcagcAAGGAGCCCTTTTTGATTCTGACAGATGTGCTGAAGAGTAAGGAGGGCAGGCCTTACTTAGAGAGAATCAAACAGCAACATAGCTCACACAAACAAGGACAAAAGGAGCATCAGCAGTGCAAAGAGGGCTTCATCTGCAAAGACAGGAGGGCCTCTCAGAGGATGGCCCACGATGACAACAGGAATTTAAAACCTCGACCTGCCCAGATGTCACCCTCTCTACCCTCCTCAAGGTAGGACCCACTGTCAGAAGAGAAGTTTGCCTTTGGTACGAGCATCAACACTTTTTGCTTTATAGTTTTGGAAGCAGATCTTTTGTTTTCAACTGTATATTTTCCAGATAGAACCTAAAGTTTAATTATGGGGCATTTAGAGAAACTCTGAAAATGTATGAAGCATTATTTgtaaacagagaaaatgtttgaaCGGTGATCATAAGCTGTCAAATCTTTCACATCTTTAGGTCACGGCTGCAGAGAAAATCACAGAATATGGATGATGCAGGTAATGATCAAGAAAATGATTTAGAGGAGGTGATCATCGGCCAGGACTTCAGAGGGAGCTACCGTTTCTCTGAAGTTGTTGGTGTGTATACTTGTCGAaacttgatttttttattaaagcCTGGCTTTATAAATGGGCTGAAGTTGGTGTTCTGCTGGCAAGTGGGCTACGTTCAGCATAGTTCTACAATGAGAAATGTAGAGCAAGAAGGTGACCACTTAATTTTCCTTCTGTTCCGATTGTGGGTTGTCAGTGAGTTGGGAGCCTGCTCAGGACAAAGGAGGCCGTGAAGACTTCACCCCTTCTGGCATCAGAGACAAAAATATCCTGCACAGTTGGGTTAGTACATACAGGTGGTTAAGAGGAAGGTTCTTAGCTGCCGTGCTTAGCGTAAGAAATTGATACAACTGAGCTTACAATGCTATAATCCTTTCTTTGGATGCGTTACCCTGTATTTTCCTGTATTAATATGTGTTATTTTATGTTGTGttgacagaaaaggaaaaaacacgACATAGAAGCCAACTGCAATGAAACCAGCAAACCCAAACGCCACCGACTGAGCGTGCTTCGCCTGAGTGGAAAGACTGGAAGAGAAGGACCCTCATCTCCTGCTCATGTCTACCTGCAGGAAGATACACTGGGCAGAAGAGTGGGAAGATCAGCTCCTTCTCATATTTGTTTAGGAGAAAATATCAATGAAAGCCAAGATTTTACGAGTATTCTCCTCGATGATAGTGGGGaggatggaagagaagaaccgGCTCTGGTTCATGAAAACAGCAAAGATCTACATTTGAACAACCTGGACAACAGCATTGTACAGTTCACTGTGGGAGCTAACAATCTGACTGAAGTTCTGCTCCCAATCACTGGGTCCAGTTTAGAGCCTGTAGACGTTCTTGGCAGTCCAGCCAACACCGACCCAACTGAACCCAGTGAGTgcgctcttcttcctccttctgctATAGTGCGAATGATTTGTGTGTTGACTCTTCTTTTTACAGTGgtgttgtgtttgtttcagtTGTACTGtccagtgatgaggaggagggagtgaAACGCTGCGACGTTCCTCAACGCTGCAGCCAAATGGTCCACACACAGGTATCTATAGGAGATGCTGGAATGTCCCCAGAAGAAGCAAAGCAACAAGAAGAGGTGTCTGATAGTGAAGACACAGAGGTTGGCATGTGTTCCTTTAGCATATAAACCTTTCAGAAAAGATTAAATGACACTCTCCTTTTTGAGATATATATTCTTTCACTTTTCCCAACTTTTCCCAACTCGTATGAACATTTAATTCATTCAGAATGTCAAGACAAACCAGAAAAACTAAAATCAGTTGACATTTGATTCTGGAGTCTAGTTATGcactaaaataatttaaaaaaaataaataattaattgtATTGAAATAAATTAACCTTCTTTAAAAAAGCTAGTCACATAATGTATTGCATggttgattctttttttaaataacatatttaaaaaagaactttTGACTTTCTCTCTTTAAAATACCTCAAATAATAAGAAAACACATTCTGAATtctaccactagatggcggAAGAGTAGCGCATTTGTAAACCTTTCTTCTTTAAGTCATTCATTAGCTAAAATAGGAGAtacattcatttctttttctttgatagtCATTTGAAGTAATTTCTGAACTTTGCTAGTCATTGTTCTATTGCACagttgttctttctttttcatttctctaCTTGTTCTTTTCCAAAATAATCTCCATAATAATATTGTTGTGTTGCAGCTGTTGGCTGTGGCTGTTGTTGATGTTCCTCCAGTGGCAATCTCTCCCCCCAGTAAAGACTGGTCCATGCTGTTGTCCTTTTCCAGCCTCTATTGTGGAGATTTCCATGCAAAATCCAATGGAAACCTCAAGGTATCTTAAGTTAACCCATAATAACCTATTTGCTGATGATTTTAAATTCAATGAATAATAGTTTTCTCTGTTCTCAGTTAACAGACCAAAACTTCATCATCCCTCTGAAAGGTATTGTTGCAGTAAATAGGTGTCAGTTATATAATCAGCATTCGCAAAGAGCTGTGTCCTGCCTGTGACctcttgtctgtgtgtgtttctgtaaatgAGCACCTTGTTTTGGTTGTGCTGTCTGCACGCTGACGACTCAAAGCTTACTGGTCTATTTCAGATGCTAAAGTATAGTATTCGCTGGATTAGACCTTTAAGCCTGTAAAATCACCCTCCAGTGAGAAAATTGAACTGAGGGGTTTTCTTTTTCACTGTTTCTTTTTGCCTTTTGATTTCTGCATCATTTTTTTTGTTACTCCATATTTAATCTTTCCTTAAACCAAAAAGAATTTATCGATCGAGATTTTTGACTCTGCACCTGTAAAATTCTTAAATCTAAAATTGGTCATTCGGATTAAGTTTGTAACATCGATGGCAGTTCCTATGTGTTGTTGCTTGTGTACCTGTTGCACTATTGTGATTTTGATTTGGTTTAGTGTGAGTCGGTGATCAGAATTCACAGTTCTGTACATAAACAGCCCTGAACCTGTGATTCTAACCCCACCACCTTCTGTGTCCAGACAACAGTGAACAGGTGGAGGTGGTTTTGTCACTGGAGCGTAAAGAGTTGCGCAGGTACAGCGtgtgggagcagcaggaaatggaggCCCAGGACATTTACTTTAGGTGTGATAAGGACCCTTCTCCTCCTACTGTCctcatgctgtgtgtgtcccAAACCGCGGCTGAAGCCGTCCACTGGAACCTCCTCAATCTGTGTCTAAAACAAGACAAGAACAACGATATTGGTAAATAAATACGCTTGGATTTTTGTCCGAAAAATAGAACTGAGATAAAAAGACACTTGTGGACAGTTTcattggttttaaaaaaaaatctaaaacatGCATCTAAAGTGCATTTTTAcagttattttatttgtttttacagaaaaGGCGAGCCCCTTCATTGTGCTCAGTATGGAGGATCCTCTGGAGGGAATGCAGGGAGCATTATTTCGGTCTCTCCTTGATATTGACTGTCTCAACAGTCTTCAAGAATCAGTTCTTCCGGGTGATGCAGATAATATCCAACTTTTGAAAGACTTTGAGGCACCTTTTCTTTCCCTGGATGACAGCATAGAGCTGATCAGAAGAACTAGGAGGGACTCTCACCTACTGGGTCTACTGGGTCTAGAGAAGATTGACAAGGACCATGATGGTCTACTTTGTGACCAATTCCAAAACCCTACCCCCCTCATTCAGCTGAAGGGGATTCTCAGGAAAGGATGgatcaggacctggaggaggaggaaggagagattgAGACAGAATTCCagccagcagaggaagagagagaacaagaggTTAAATCTCCTGCTGCGGTAAGTCCTGCCACCGTCTGTGATCTCTTAAAAATGTTAGTGATTACCTCATCAGTTAGTGTAAACCCCTACTGGTATTAGAATAATGAACTATTCATGGTCTGCCAAAGGTAAATGATTGCAGCCTCAATCTTGTTTTCACTGTGCGTATTTTCTCCTGCTGAAGACAAAAGAGGAACCGACGTCCATGTACACCCTGTGCCATCGTAGAACCAAAGGATCCTACTCCATGTCCCTGTGTAAACCAGACCCCAGCTGGATTAAATATAGACATCAGAGCTTTGCTCACAGGCAAGTGTGCTCCATTCGCTCATATCGAGATTTGTGTGCCGAAAATGCTCCACTCCTGGTCAAGCTGTGTGCTGACAAATGACTAAACccttctgtctctgctcagATTAATCcagtttcctcctccaccactgaAAGGGGGAATAACTGTTACAATGGAAGACCTTCAGTGTCTCGACAGTGGACTGTTCCTCAATGACGTTATCATTGACTTTTACCTAAAGTTAGTAACCTCATCTCCAACTCTTGAGAGGTGTATAAACAGACGAGAGCCAGTGTTGAGCTATGTTGATGTGTCACTGTGAACCAGATACCTCCTccacaaagctgctgcagctgtgaccgAGCGTTGCCACATCTTCAGCAGTTTCTTCTTCAAGCAGCTGACGCGGAGGGATAACGCCAGCGAAGGCAGCATCAAGGACTCGTAAGTGACcgcagcagaaaagaaaacgTCTTCAATGCTGTActcgtttattttttttcttctgggaAGCTTTTGGGAATGTTTtctaagattttttttttttttaaaccattgtTTTCACTCTCAATCAGATGTCAGAGACAGAGACGGCACCAAAGAGTGAAGACGTGGACACGGCAtgtggacatttttaaaaaggacttTTTGTTTGTGCCTGTCAATCAGGAGTAAGTTTAAAATCAGTGACATCTTCCACAGTTTGCCTCTATCTTTTGCTACACAttatatttcttttcttctctttagaGCGCATTGGTATTTAGTGGTTATTTGCTTTCCTGGACTGATGAAGCCACAAATTGAGGCTTGGAAAGGTCCAATGTCTGATTGTCAGACAGGAAAGAGCCTAACCTGTGAATTACCAGATCGAGAGGCTCCGAATGATGAGACGGAAACAGCACCCCCATCGATGCGCTGTGGAATTATGGACACAGGGTCAGGTATGTTGGACTGAGGGGACAAGAGAATGTTAttaattttacatttaatgtgTTCATCTCTTGACATGGTTTGGTTTCATGTGTTCCAGAAAACACTCAAACTAAAACAACTAAAGGCATTAAACCTGCCCCAGTGGTAAGAACACAGTCTTTTAAAACTCATTTAATTTTCCAGCTAAAATGGACAGTTGTGTTTTGATTGTCTAAAGTCAAAGTGAATCTTTCTTTGTAGAGCTGCACAGAAGGAACCTTCCAGAAGAAAACAGTTTGTAAGAGGTCAGTGATTCTGGTCTGATGCTCTTCCACTGCACTGACTCTATATAGGCCACCGTTTCAGACACCGTCATCttttacaaaattaaaaaagacTTAAAAACGAAGCAGCCTTAATATCAATGAAGGTTTTCCTTTGGCTGTGATGTTACACAATATGTGTTGGTCAATCATGTTATAATTATACTGTTGTGACATGAACTGGACCTGTGAGGGTGGCCTAGGGTCCCTGGACCCCCTGTTAGGGTCCCTGGACTCCCTGTTAGGGACCCTGGACGCCCTGTTAGGGTCCTCTCACTCGTTGCCCTGTTCAGACAGGACACGTGATTGCTGGTGTTGACAAAACTCCCTTTTCCTTTCCTGCAGGCCGTGTATTCTTGTTATGGATTCCTTAAAACGTTCTCTTCATGAACGAGTCTTCAAACTCTTGCGAGAGTAAGTATGTTTTGACTCCGTGTGTGGCTGAGTGTGTATGCACACTCTGCTGGAGGTAATGTCTGCTTGTCTCAGGTATTTGGAGTCAGAATGGGAGGTCCGGCGTGGTTCATCCAGAGACTTTGGAGCAGATGAAATGCAAAGCTCCCACTGTAAAGTacccctgcaggacaacagcAGTGACTGTGGCCTTTACCTGCTGCACTATGTTGAGAGTTTTTTAAAGGTAAAATACTTGACGTGCCTCTAGTGGACAATTATCTTACCTGCAGGTGCTCAGTTATACAGCAGCAGTAATTCCACATCACCTAATTTCAACACAAGGGAGCGCCTTTAAATTTGCTGTCTTTTCTGAGCAGCCTTCATGTTTTGGTAAAATTCAACTGAAATTCTGCACTTTTGTCAAGGCAGTAAACACAAAGTCAAATCACCTAATAAGACCTGTAAATAATAATTGAATTGCCTTTGATTCTGCTTTTAGGACCCTGTGGTGCACTTTGACCTGCCTTTACATTTAGAACGATGGTTTCCACGGCAGCAGGTGCGGCGGAAACGAGATGAAATCAGAGATTTGGTCCTGAACCTTTACAGGAAGCAACAACTGGATAGTAAGAGATAGATgtgaagcttttctttttatttgtctcTTCAGCGAAGCTCGCTGGAGTATTAACTCTGCTCATACTGAGCAACAAGGACTTGAGTGAACTTTGTGTGCTTTACTTAATTAGCTGCTGTTTATGTGTTTTGATTTAACTAGACACTTAACCTGTGGTGATCTGTGGGTCCAGAACGAGACTTTTCATCGCTTAATTTATATTAGAACAGTATGAACTGTTCAATTAACTAGGAAGTATTTTAATGGAAGTATTTGTATTTGTACACCCCACGAATATCTCTGACCACTATGTTTTTATGTTGCATGACTTTTTAACAAAaagtttgtattttattttcaataaataaCATACACCAGCTACATTAGAATATATGTACAACAAAAGTAAAGTTGATGTGAGTGAATTTGAATTAGGCTTTGTACTGTTTTGCCGCTCTGTTGCAAAAGAAATTGAAAGAGTTAGTGTTTCTGACCTTGCAGCAGTGAACTCATTTTTATTTAGCATTAATATTTTAGTTTAGCAGATCTGACTGATGTTCAGAGTTGTGCGCTCATCAGCACACGTCCATCACCTGACATCAACCTCCGAGTCTCCTCAGACGCTGATGCCGTTCTTCTCAACAGATCAGTTGGTTTTTCTTTATAATGTTCTGAAAGACTGTTGAAGGCATTTGTCTCGATACACACGCTAATTCCCAAACATCTTTGGTTTTTATTGTGTATTAAAGCTAAATTGTATTGTAGCTAAAGTTGATGATTGGCTTTCTTCTTGTGTTTACTCATCTAGAGGGGAGCTtgattgttttctgtttgtaaCCTTTGAAAATCTGGTTAATATATATGGATTTGTACTGATTCCTCACCTCTAAATGTTTGAGCTGATGTTGGTATTATGAAATTGATACTGAATGTCTGTATTATAAGACTAAATGATTGAGCTTTTTTGATGTATCACAGCCAAAAAGCTTCATATGTTACAGTGCCTCTAGGTGTGATCTGCTCAGAGTGCTTCGTGGCCGGCTAAGGTCTCTTTTCCATCTCAGTCTGATTCCCTGTACATCTTCTGTAGCCGTGTGCTGCAGCCCTGCATTTGTTTGAGGCTTTTCACACCTTTATGCAGCCCAAGCTGCGTCCAGGTCTGCACTCGGTGTCATTCATACGAAGTTTTACCGTTTCAAACACTGGAAAAGGCATTAAAATGATCAACTGTATCCCAAAAGCTGTCAAAATAAACTTCACAAAAAATATACAGAGAGATTGTATAagaattaaaatgtattaaCTTTGTACCTATAGAGGATGCTCTTGCTCCAGATGACCTGCTGCTTGATTGAAGTACATCAAAGACTTTTGTAAAAGcttattttcttctgttttaatttTATCAGCAAATGTCCGACAATCCCATTTTTAACTTGCCTTATCTGGACATCACAGTGACATCGATAGCTCGTTGAATTGTTCATTAGCCATCTTCCTTTTCTAGACGTTTACCTTTTAAAACAGGATCAAGCACAGAGCACCAGtttggggttaaaggtcatctCCAGACTAAGCCCACCACTCTATGATGTCACTTCAGACCCTTTAGCAGCCAGACTGACCTGACCAAGATTATTTTTGGGCAGCAGCATAAATTCCTCGTCAGGAAGCCATCTGTCAGGATGCTGGGTCGGTTCTTACCACCAACATGGAGCAACACAAATAATCATCTCATTGTCTTATTTTAGCAAACCTCTAAATGCTTCGCTTCATTTTGAGCAAATCCAGGGTGGGACGAGTGTAATTGGAATATTCTtcaacagcagaaacactttCTCTGATAAATGCATCATCTCTAACTAACCACCCGGAAACCCCTGCATGTTCTCTTCCTGGCGTGCAGCACCCTCCCTTTCCAGTGATGCTCCACTAACTTCTCAGCGAGCTCCTCTAAAAGGCTTAAAGTAAACAGGATTAGAGAGCATTAAAAAATCCCATCTCTCCATTTGCCATCTGCTCGTCTACCTGAGCAGCGAGCTGTTGTCTCTGCAGCGGTGGGGACCAGGGGAACCACGGCACCAGCAGCTAATTTCCTACAGAAACCCT
Coding sequences:
- the LOC101079643 gene encoding uncharacterized protein isoform X2, giving the protein MMSKEPFLILTDVLKSKEGRPYLERIKQQHSSHKQGQKEHQQCKEGFICKDRRASQRMAHDDNRNLKPRPAQMSPSLPSSRSRLQRKSQNMDDAGNDQENDLEEVIIGQDFRGSYRFSEVVVSWEPAQDKGGREDFTPSGIRDKNILHSWKRKKHDIEANCNETSKPKRHRLSVLRLSGKTGREGPSSPAHVYLQEDTLGRRVGRSAPSHICLGENINESQDFTSILLDDSGEDGREEPALVHENSKDLHLNNLDNSIVQFTVGANNLTEVLLPITGSSLEPVDVLGSPANTDPTEPIVLSSDEEEGVKRCDVPQRCSQMVHTQVSIGDAGMSPEEAKQQEEVSDSEDTELLAVAVVDVPPVAISPPSKDWSMLLSFSSLYCGDFHAKSNGNLKLTDQNFIIPLKDNSEQVEVVLSLERKELRRYSVWEQQEMEAQDIYFRCDKDPSPPTVLMLCVSQTAAEAVHWNLLNLCLKQDKNNDIEKASPFIVLSMEDPLEGMQGALFRSLLDIDCLNSLQESVLPGDADNIQLLKDFEAPFLSLDDSIELIRRTRRDSHLLGLLGLEKIDKDHDGLLCDQFQNPTPLIQLKGILRKGWIRTWRRRKERLRQNSSQQRKRENKRLNLLLRQKRNRRPCTPCAIVEPKDPTPCPCVNQTPAGLNIDIRALLTD
- the LOC101079643 gene encoding uncharacterized protein isoform X1; translated protein: MEQKRALKLPFAVDKDEKVSWTESTGLRSRHCDLQITNGGALFGHNQVAKNIQEMMSKEPFLILTDVLKSKEGRPYLERIKQQHSSHKQGQKEHQQCKEGFICKDRRASQRMAHDDNRNLKPRPAQMSPSLPSSRSRLQRKSQNMDDAGNDQENDLEEVIIGQDFRGSYRFSEVVVSWEPAQDKGGREDFTPSGIRDKNILHSWKRKKHDIEANCNETSKPKRHRLSVLRLSGKTGREGPSSPAHVYLQEDTLGRRVGRSAPSHICLGENINESQDFTSILLDDSGEDGREEPALVHENSKDLHLNNLDNSIVQFTVGANNLTEVLLPITGSSLEPVDVLGSPANTDPTEPIVLSSDEEEGVKRCDVPQRCSQMVHTQVSIGDAGMSPEEAKQQEEVSDSEDTELLAVAVVDVPPVAISPPSKDWSMLLSFSSLYCGDFHAKSNGNLKLTDQNFIIPLKDNSEQVEVVLSLERKELRRYSVWEQQEMEAQDIYFRCDKDPSPPTVLMLCVSQTAAEAVHWNLLNLCLKQDKNNDIEKASPFIVLSMEDPLEGMQGALFRSLLDIDCLNSLQESVLPGDADNIQLLKDFEAPFLSLDDSIELIRRTRRDSHLLGLLGLEKIDKDHDGLLCDQFQNPTPLIQLKGILRKGWIRTWRRRKERLRQNSSQQRKRENKRLNLLLRQKRNRRPCTPCAIVEPKDPTPCPCVNQTPAGLNIDIRALLTD
- the LOC101079643 gene encoding uncharacterized protein isoform X3, whose protein sequence is MAHDDNRNLKPRPAQMSPSLPSSRSRLQRKSQNMDDAGNDQENDLEEVIIGQDFRGSYRFSEVVVSWEPAQDKGGREDFTPSGIRDKNILHSWKRKKHDIEANCNETSKPKRHRLSVLRLSGKTGREGPSSPAHVYLQEDTLGRRVGRSAPSHICLGENINESQDFTSILLDDSGEDGREEPALVHENSKDLHLNNLDNSIVQFTVGANNLTEVLLPITGSSLEPVDVLGSPANTDPTEPIVLSSDEEEGVKRCDVPQRCSQMVHTQVSIGDAGMSPEEAKQQEEVSDSEDTELLAVAVVDVPPVAISPPSKDWSMLLSFSSLYCGDFHAKSNGNLKLTDQNFIIPLKDNSEQVEVVLSLERKELRRYSVWEQQEMEAQDIYFRCDKDPSPPTVLMLCVSQTAAEAVHWNLLNLCLKQDKNNDIEKASPFIVLSMEDPLEGMQGALFRSLLDIDCLNSLQESVLPGDADNIQLLKDFEAPFLSLDDSIELIRRTRRDSHLLGLLGLEKIDKDHDGLLCDQFQNPTPLIQLKGILRKGWIRTWRRRKERLRQNSSQQRKRENKRLNLLLRQKRNRRPCTPCAIVEPKDPTPCPCVNQTPAGLNIDIRALLTD